In the genome of Armatimonadota bacterium, one region contains:
- a CDS encoding ABC transporter ATP-binding protein: MDWILTAEPRLVQAVGTGYESDLAHPDRPVLILQNVSKRYGGVQALEDVSLQVWPGEVHAVLGENGAGKSTLVGVMGGFVRTDAGAVTDAEGRSVEGDPAAARSAGIRTVHQHFMLVPAFSVAENLALATMDGLRGTVDLVEEGRSSFDRARRLGWEVDPHARAGDLSVGARQRLELLKTLSGEAKLLILDEPTAVLSEREVDELLDLVRNLSADGVAVVLVAHKLSEVMAVADRITVLRHGRKVGSTLREQADVDRIAEWMVGETLTPPSRDQGSSGPVVLSVRDVRVSGDQGQESVQGVTFDVRSGEVFGIGGVDGNGQVELAEALAGIRTVRTGSVEGPDPRQIGYVPQDRQTDGLAANLSVMANTMVGALDLPEARRGPFLDLRAFRTRARSLMKEFDVRAASEESPVASLSGGNRQKVLLARVFSRKPRLLIVVNPTRGLDIRASAFVHAKILEAAKDGAAVVLVSTDTDELSALCTTTAFLGRGKLFGTLREATS; encoded by the coding sequence ATGGACTGGATTCTGACGGCCGAACCGCGGCTCGTGCAAGCCGTGGGGACCGGGTATGAATCGGACCTGGCCCACCCCGACCGTCCTGTCCTAATCCTCCAGAACGTCTCAAAGCGCTATGGAGGCGTCCAAGCCCTCGAGGACGTCAGTCTTCAGGTTTGGCCTGGTGAAGTGCACGCCGTCCTTGGCGAAAACGGGGCGGGAAAAAGCACGCTCGTCGGAGTCATGGGAGGCTTCGTCCGGACAGACGCGGGTGCGGTCACTGACGCCGAGGGCCGTTCCGTCGAGGGGGATCCGGCAGCAGCGCGCTCGGCGGGGATCCGGACGGTCCACCAGCATTTCATGCTGGTCCCGGCGTTCTCGGTCGCTGAAAACCTGGCCCTCGCGACGATGGACGGTCTGCGTGGCACGGTCGACCTGGTCGAAGAGGGGCGGAGTTCGTTCGACCGGGCCCGCCGACTCGGCTGGGAGGTCGATCCGCATGCCCGGGCTGGAGACTTGTCCGTAGGCGCCCGGCAACGGCTTGAACTGCTCAAGACGCTGTCCGGTGAGGCGAAGCTCCTCATTCTCGACGAGCCCACGGCCGTCCTTTCCGAACGCGAAGTCGACGAGCTATTGGACCTTGTCCGGAATCTGTCCGCAGACGGCGTCGCCGTCGTCCTCGTCGCCCACAAGTTGAGCGAAGTCATGGCCGTCGCCGACCGGATCACGGTCCTCAGGCACGGTCGAAAGGTCGGATCGACCCTCAGGGAGCAGGCCGACGTCGACAGGATCGCTGAGTGGATGGTCGGAGAGACGTTGACGCCACCTTCCCGGGACCAGGGATCTTCCGGTCCCGTCGTCCTCTCCGTCAGGGACGTGCGGGTGTCGGGCGACCAGGGACAAGAGTCCGTCCAAGGTGTCACCTTCGACGTCCGGTCCGGCGAAGTGTTCGGGATCGGCGGCGTGGACGGTAACGGCCAAGTCGAACTGGCCGAGGCCTTGGCCGGAATCAGAACCGTCCGAACGGGATCTGTCGAGGGGCCCGACCCGCGTCAGATCGGATACGTCCCGCAAGACCGTCAAACGGACGGCTTAGCCGCCAATCTCTCGGTCATGGCGAACACGATGGTCGGTGCGCTGGACCTGCCCGAGGCCCGAAGAGGTCCGTTCCTGGACTTAAGGGCGTTCCGCACTCGGGCGAGATCGCTCATGAAGGAGTTCGACGTCCGAGCAGCGTCGGAAGAGTCGCCCGTCGCGAGCCTGAGCGGCGGCAACCGTCAAAAAGTCCTTCTCGCAAGGGTGTTCAGTCGGAAGCCGAGACTCCTGATCGTCGTCAATCCGACCCGGGGGCTCGACATCCGGGCGTCGGCGTTCGTCCACGCGAAGATCCTGGAGGCGGCGAAGGACGGTGCAGCCGTCGTCTTGGTCTCCACGGATACGGACGAGTTGTCCGCTCTTTGCACCACGACGGCCTTTCTAGGGCGCGGGAAGCTTTTCGGGACGCTCAGGGAGGCGACGTCCTGA
- the ispG gene encoding (E)-4-hydroxy-3-methylbut-2-enyl-diphosphate synthase, with translation MVPEPFLPRRVTRPCRVGRVTMGDGHPVVVQSMITEETRNVAACVEQIIALHQAGSEIVRVTTPTLGEAQCLEEIKARVREKYQDVPMTADVHHQGSAIAVEAAKYVDEIRVNPGLFVFKRHGTRSQEVSPQESGEAADLRGRGQGEIDRLRAELAYGREEWADELAAIEESFVPVIEACKTHDRAMRVGVNHGSLSERLLVTYGDTPEGMVESALEYLRICEKHGFENLNVSAKASRVPVKIAANRLMARRMDEEGLNYPLHLGVTEAGDGPYARVKSTAGIATLLMEGIGDTIRVSLSEDPVNEIPVCYEILQACGLRKTQVEYIACPSCGRTKFDLPTVLREVRDATKHLVGLDIAVMGCIVNGPGEMADADYGYVGAAGGKITLYRKREAVKHGIPQEQGVAELVRLLKEDGRWAEPPEGSKRALEPLRTV, from the coding sequence ATGGTGCCCGAACCCTTCCTTCCCCGTCGGGTCACGAGGCCCTGCCGCGTCGGCCGGGTCACGATGGGCGACGGTCACCCGGTGGTCGTCCAAAGCATGATCACCGAAGAGACGCGCAACGTCGCGGCGTGCGTCGAACAGATCATCGCCCTTCACCAAGCCGGATCGGAGATCGTCCGGGTGACGACCCCGACCCTAGGAGAGGCCCAATGCTTGGAAGAGATCAAAGCGCGGGTCCGTGAGAAGTATCAGGACGTACCGATGACGGCCGACGTCCATCATCAAGGTTCTGCGATCGCGGTCGAGGCGGCGAAATACGTCGACGAGATCCGGGTCAACCCCGGCTTGTTCGTGTTCAAGCGCCATGGGACGCGGTCTCAAGAGGTCTCGCCTCAAGAGTCGGGAGAAGCGGCAGACCTTCGTGGCCGAGGTCAAGGCGAGATCGACCGCCTGCGGGCCGAATTGGCCTATGGCCGGGAGGAATGGGCCGACGAGCTTGCCGCGATCGAAGAGAGCTTCGTCCCCGTCATCGAAGCGTGCAAGACGCATGACCGGGCGATGCGGGTCGGGGTCAACCATGGTTCTTTGAGCGAGCGGCTCCTGGTCACTTACGGGGACACGCCGGAAGGAATGGTGGAGAGCGCGCTCGAATACCTTCGAATCTGCGAAAAGCACGGCTTCGAAAACCTGAACGTCAGCGCCAAAGCGAGCCGCGTCCCGGTGAAGATCGCTGCCAACCGGCTCATGGCTCGCCGGATGGACGAGGAAGGTCTGAACTACCCGCTCCACCTTGGAGTCACCGAGGCGGGCGACGGGCCCTATGCGAGGGTCAAATCGACGGCCGGAATCGCGACGCTCCTGATGGAGGGGATCGGCGACACCATCCGGGTCTCACTGTCCGAGGACCCGGTCAACGAAATCCCTGTCTGCTACGAGATCCTTCAGGCTTGCGGGCTCCGCAAGACGCAAGTGGAGTACATCGCGTGCCCGTCGTGCGGGCGGACCAAATTCGACCTTCCGACCGTCCTTCGGGAAGTCCGTGACGCCACGAAGCACCTCGTCGGGCTCGACATCGCCGTCATGGGGTGCATCGTGAACGGCCCTGGCGAAATGGCCGACGCTGATTACGGCTATGTGGGCGCGGCGGGGGGCAAGATCACGCTTTACCGAAAGCGGGAGGCGGTGAAGCACGGCATCCCTCAGGAGCAAGGGGTCGCCGAGCTTGTCCGGCTCTTGAAGGAGGACGGTCGCTGGGCCGAACCGCCAGAGGGTTCGAAGCGGGCCTTGGAGCCGCTGAGGACGGTATGA
- a CDS encoding NUDIX domain-containing protein: protein MSRFPTGKYGRQNLEFFPAPFRAPLRAFAALVFPWCDDQVLICNIQDRGWCIPSGRVEPDESSLEAAVREAREEAGAILQDVIYLGCYRITERGEVRWADVYAARVKELVEIPAEFESMGRRILPLAELPETYHLWNPLTEAVFKYSEQILKRHAAALGFLNGK, encoded by the coding sequence TTGAGCAGGTTTCCGACGGGAAAGTACGGACGGCAGAACCTTGAGTTCTTCCCGGCGCCGTTCCGTGCCCCCTTGAGGGCCTTCGCGGCACTCGTCTTCCCTTGGTGCGACGACCAAGTCCTGATCTGCAACATCCAAGACCGCGGCTGGTGCATCCCCAGCGGGCGCGTAGAGCCGGACGAATCGTCCCTCGAAGCCGCCGTCCGTGAAGCGCGCGAGGAGGCGGGAGCGATCCTCCAGGACGTCATCTATCTCGGTTGCTACCGGATCACGGAACGAGGCGAAGTGCGGTGGGCCGACGTTTACGCCGCACGGGTCAAGGAACTCGTGGAGATTCCGGCGGAGTTCGAATCGATGGGCCGCCGCATCTTGCCGCTGGCCGAACTGCCAGAGACGTACCATCTCTGGAACCCCCTGACAGAGGCCGTGTTCAAGTATTCCGAGCAGATCCTCAAGCGTCACGCGGCGGCTTTGGGGTTCCTTAACGGAAAGTGA
- a CDS encoding sigma-70 family RNA polymerase sigma factor translates to MSQAYDDALLIRQCQSGDRSAFDALVRQYETKAYQYAFRLTRDPDEAADVVAEAFVRVFNSIGKFRSQSAFGTWLYRILTNCYLDHRKRDKSRFNTSLESSMQLESGEVERQIQDDAAGPDEEAEKTAREAAVQGALGKMPEYQKAMLVMYHVENLSYEDIAEALDLPIGTVKSRLNRARIALRDHLAKDVELFNVG, encoded by the coding sequence ATGAGTCAGGCTTACGACGACGCCCTTTTGATCCGACAGTGCCAAAGCGGGGACAGGTCCGCTTTCGACGCCCTCGTGCGGCAGTACGAGACCAAGGCCTACCAATATGCGTTCCGGCTCACCCGTGACCCGGACGAAGCCGCCGACGTCGTGGCAGAAGCGTTCGTCAGGGTCTTCAATTCGATCGGTAAGTTCCGGAGCCAGAGCGCGTTCGGGACGTGGCTCTACCGGATCCTGACCAACTGTTACCTTGACCACCGCAAACGGGACAAGAGCCGGTTCAACACGAGCCTTGAAAGTTCCATGCAACTCGAGTCCGGCGAAGTCGAACGCCAGATTCAGGACGATGCCGCCGGGCCTGACGAAGAAGCCGAGAAGACGGCGCGCGAGGCTGCCGTCCAAGGAGCGCTCGGCAAAATGCCCGAGTATCAAAAGGCGATGCTGGTCATGTACCACGTCGAGAACCTGTCCTACGAGGACATCGCCGAAGCCCTCGACCTTCCCATCGGGACCGTCAAGAGCCGTTTGAACCGGGCCCGGATCGCCCTTCGGGACCACTTGGCGAAAGACGTGGAACTTTTCAACGTGGGCTGA
- the purF gene encoding amidophosphoribosyltransferase, translated as MAHQDEWHVDRPKEECGCVGLFVPDEDAARLTFFSLFALQHRGQESAGIAVGDGHRVRMHKDMGLVNQVFNEDVLATLKGRFAIGHTRYSTSGSSVLRNAQPIYCTSVVGEIAVAHNGNLINAKELRDEFQAEGERLDTTADSEVIARLLVKHMHLGPVEAVAETMKRAKGAYSVTVLTPNMVLGFRDPSGIRPLVAGNVGSGFMVASESCAFFPIGGTPVRDLKPGEVVVIDKDGMRFAQAVPSEAESMCLFEFIYFARPDSVMYGRELYKVRENMGRELAKEHPVEADVVVPVPDSGIPAAHGFSEVAGIPFHEAMMKSRYIHRTFIQPDQRMRELGVRMKLAPLPGQIAGKRIVLVDDSIVRATTTRQIVGMLFDFGAKEVHVRITAPPIKFPCFYGIDMARKGELAAAIMETDEICEHLGATSLGYLSVEGATAAVGQDKGRFCLACFNGEYPIPVPEGLSKMAFEEAPGVGQLATVTSGQLKLIDD; from the coding sequence GTGGCGCATCAGGACGAGTGGCACGTCGACCGACCCAAGGAAGAGTGCGGCTGCGTCGGGTTGTTCGTGCCGGACGAAGATGCGGCCAGGCTGACCTTCTTTTCCCTCTTCGCTTTGCAGCACCGGGGTCAGGAATCGGCGGGTATCGCCGTCGGGGACGGCCATCGCGTCCGGATGCACAAGGATATGGGCCTGGTCAACCAGGTTTTCAACGAAGACGTCCTGGCCACCTTGAAGGGGCGGTTTGCGATCGGACACACCCGGTACAGCACGAGCGGTTCCAGTGTCCTCCGGAACGCCCAGCCGATCTATTGCACGAGCGTCGTCGGGGAGATCGCGGTCGCCCACAATGGGAACCTCATCAACGCGAAGGAACTCCGTGACGAGTTCCAGGCCGAAGGCGAGCGCCTTGACACCACCGCGGACAGCGAGGTGATCGCCCGACTCCTGGTCAAACACATGCACCTCGGGCCGGTCGAGGCCGTCGCCGAAACGATGAAGCGGGCCAAGGGCGCTTACAGCGTCACCGTCTTGACCCCGAACATGGTCCTTGGGTTCCGCGACCCGAGCGGGATCCGACCGTTGGTGGCCGGAAACGTCGGTTCGGGGTTCATGGTCGCGAGCGAAAGCTGCGCGTTCTTCCCGATCGGCGGGACTCCGGTCCGCGACCTGAAACCAGGTGAAGTCGTCGTGATCGACAAGGACGGCATGCGGTTCGCCCAAGCCGTCCCGTCCGAAGCGGAATCCATGTGCCTTTTCGAGTTCATCTATTTCGCTCGTCCGGATTCGGTGATGTACGGCAGAGAACTCTATAAGGTCCGGGAGAACATGGGCCGGGAACTCGCCAAGGAGCACCCGGTCGAGGCCGACGTCGTCGTTCCGGTCCCGGACAGCGGAATTCCGGCCGCCCACGGTTTTTCGGAAGTCGCTGGCATCCCTTTCCACGAGGCGATGATGAAGAGCCGCTACATCCATCGGACCTTCATCCAGCCTGACCAGCGGATGCGCGAGCTCGGCGTCCGCATGAAACTGGCTCCGTTGCCCGGCCAGATCGCAGGCAAACGGATCGTCCTTGTGGACGATTCGATCGTCCGTGCGACGACCACCCGCCAGATCGTCGGCATGCTGTTCGATTTCGGGGCGAAGGAGGTCCACGTCCGGATCACGGCTCCCCCGATCAAGTTCCCCTGCTTTTATGGCATCGACATGGCGCGCAAGGGCGAGCTTGCAGCTGCGATCATGGAGACCGACGAAATCTGCGAGCATCTCGGGGCGACGTCGCTCGGCTATCTGAGCGTCGAGGGCGCGACGGCCGCCGTCGGTCAGGACAAGGGCCGCTTCTGCCTCGCGTGCTTTAACGGCGAGTACCCGATCCCTGTTCCGGAGGGGCTCAGCAAAATGGCCTTCGAAGAAGCGCCTGGCGTCGGCCAGTTAGCGACCGTCACCAGCGGCCAGCTGAAATTGATCGACGACTGA
- a CDS encoding DUF4446 family protein codes for MENLLRSLDKSPGAWVAGLSVIVLAQTAVLVWTVMRQKKAERRWAALMQGSGSENLESLLQEHLHERSDLLARLNDAGERIDVLERKMRTSKRYLGLVNYDAFDDVGGSQSFSMALYDEEGNGAVVTSQVGREGCRVYGKALVNGTPDRHLSAEEERALDQATSPKSRPRISP; via the coding sequence ATGGAGAACCTCCTTCGTTCACTCGACAAATCCCCGGGAGCCTGGGTCGCGGGCCTGTCGGTGATCGTACTGGCTCAGACGGCCGTGCTCGTTTGGACGGTGATGCGTCAAAAGAAGGCGGAGAGACGGTGGGCGGCCCTGATGCAAGGTTCAGGATCCGAGAACTTGGAGTCCCTACTTCAGGAGCACCTGCACGAACGGTCGGACCTCTTGGCGCGTCTGAACGATGCCGGGGAGCGGATCGACGTCCTGGAGCGCAAAATGCGGACGTCGAAAAGGTACCTTGGACTCGTGAACTACGACGCCTTTGACGACGTCGGAGGCAGCCAGAGCTTCAGCATGGCGCTGTACGACGAGGAAGGCAACGGTGCGGTCGTGACGAGCCAGGTCGGACGGGAAGGTTGCCGGGTCTACGGGAAGGCCTTGGTCAACGGTACTCCCGACCGGCATTTGAGTGCAGAAGAAGAGCGGGCCCTCGACCAGGCGACGTCGCCGAAGTCACGTCCGCGCATCAGTCCATGA
- a CDS encoding thioredoxin family protein, translated as MKAAVLTSALAVLLPAAFLPCTALAQHTDPHAKAERHKFDPKRDAAKDIAEAVKLAKKQDKRILLDVGGEWCGWCHKLDAFFLTNLEAAKILKDKYIVVKVNFSPENENKAVLSKYPKINGYPHLFVLDKTGKLLHSQDTGLLETGDHHDPAKVIPFLKKWS; from the coding sequence ATGAAAGCCGCCGTCCTGACTTCCGCCCTCGCGGTCCTGCTGCCGGCCGCGTTTCTGCCGTGCACAGCCTTGGCCCAGCACACCGACCCGCACGCAAAGGCCGAACGGCACAAGTTCGATCCGAAGCGCGACGCTGCCAAGGACATCGCCGAGGCCGTCAAGCTGGCGAAGAAGCAGGACAAGCGCATCCTTCTGGACGTCGGAGGCGAGTGGTGCGGTTGGTGCCACAAGCTCGATGCATTCTTCCTGACAAACTTGGAAGCGGCCAAGATCCTCAAGGACAAATACATCGTCGTGAAGGTCAACTTCAGTCCCGAGAACGAGAACAAGGCCGTCCTGTCGAAGTATCCGAAGATCAACGGGTACCCGCACCTGTTCGTCCTGGACAAGACGGGCAAGTTGCTCCATTCCCAAGACACGGGCCTCCTTGAAACGGGAGACCACCACGATCCCGCGAAGGTCATCCCGTTCCTCAAGAAGTGGTCCTGA
- a CDS encoding dienelactone hydrolase family protein yields the protein MNGETVHFDGNGQTYSGYLSRSAAGTGPGVIVIQEWWGLVGHVRDVADRFAEAGFTALAPDFYHGKTTAEPDEAGSLMMALEIDEAARVIRGAVDRLLEDDGTTGHKVGVVGFCMGGQLSMFAACIDERIGACVNFYGIHPSVSPDFSRLQSPLLGFFAEHDDYASPAAVAGLQRELEEKGRVFEFKTFPDTHHAFFNSDRPEVYNPQAAGEAWQETLKFFRTHLKES from the coding sequence ATGAACGGCGAGACGGTCCACTTCGACGGCAACGGGCAGACGTATTCGGGCTACTTGTCCCGAAGCGCCGCAGGCACGGGGCCTGGCGTCATCGTGATCCAAGAGTGGTGGGGTCTCGTCGGACACGTCCGCGACGTGGCCGACCGGTTCGCCGAAGCCGGCTTCACGGCGCTCGCGCCGGACTTTTATCACGGCAAGACGACGGCCGAGCCGGACGAGGCGGGATCATTGATGATGGCTCTGGAAATCGACGAAGCGGCCCGTGTGATCCGGGGCGCGGTCGACAGGTTGTTGGAGGACGACGGGACGACGGGCCACAAGGTCGGCGTGGTCGGGTTCTGCATGGGCGGCCAACTGAGCATGTTCGCCGCCTGTATCGACGAACGGATCGGGGCGTGCGTCAATTTCTACGGCATCCATCCAAGCGTCAGTCCCGACTTTTCCCGCCTGCAATCCCCGCTTCTCGGTTTTTTCGCCGAGCATGACGACTATGCGTCTCCGGCTGCCGTGGCCGGACTCCAGCGGGAACTGGAAGAGAAGGGACGGGTCTTCGAGTTCAAGACGTTCCCAGACACGCACCACGCTTTCTTCAACAGCGACCGCCCGGAAGTCTATAATCCTCAGGCGGCGGGAGAAGCGTGGCAAGAGACGCTCAAGTTCTTCCGGACCCACCTGAAGGAGAGCTGA
- a CDS encoding ABC transporter permease, which translates to MLTLAVFQVDVREGVRLIVESAFGDSFALSRTFVRTTPLLLCSLGVTFAWRAGMYNIGGESQYVAAGIGGAAVAKVCSFAGGPALSALVLVTGPLVGAAAALFAGWLQVRRGVQCVISTILLNFIALQALAWSVRGPLQEAKRQLPQTDALPHAAMLFRPDARTDLHAGVFLALAAWSVVWVVLARTAPGFLMKLVGESPRVARANRYDPDKIKMLAMALSGLLCGMAGAVDYAGLIGQLRDGFAQNWGFLAIPVALIGGLEAPGVLLAALYFGALMAGCEGLARFQSAGTTLVFVIQAVAVLGVVAVTARTRPREASVA; encoded by the coding sequence GTGTTGACCCTCGCCGTGTTCCAGGTGGACGTCCGCGAGGGGGTACGCCTCATCGTCGAGAGCGCGTTCGGAGATTCGTTCGCTCTGTCCCGTACTTTCGTCCGGACGACGCCGTTGTTGCTGTGCAGCTTAGGCGTGACGTTCGCATGGAGGGCCGGAATGTACAACATCGGGGGCGAGAGCCAGTACGTGGCCGCCGGAATCGGCGGCGCGGCCGTCGCAAAGGTTTGCTCGTTCGCGGGTGGGCCAGCTTTGAGCGCACTCGTTCTCGTCACCGGTCCGCTCGTTGGTGCGGCGGCCGCGCTCTTCGCCGGGTGGCTTCAGGTCCGTAGAGGCGTCCAGTGTGTGATCAGTACGATCCTCCTCAACTTCATCGCCCTACAGGCGTTGGCGTGGAGCGTCCGTGGACCGTTGCAGGAAGCCAAACGTCAACTGCCGCAAACGGACGCCTTACCCCACGCAGCGATGTTGTTCCGCCCGGATGCACGGACCGACCTCCACGCGGGCGTGTTCCTCGCTCTGGCCGCTTGGTCCGTCGTCTGGGTGGTCTTGGCCCGCACGGCCCCGGGGTTCCTCATGAAGCTGGTCGGAGAAAGTCCACGCGTCGCAAGAGCCAACCGTTACGACCCGGACAAGATCAAGATGCTCGCCATGGCGCTCTCCGGACTGCTGTGCGGTATGGCCGGAGCGGTCGACTACGCCGGACTCATCGGTCAGTTGAGGGACGGTTTTGCCCAGAACTGGGGGTTTCTGGCCATTCCCGTCGCGCTGATCGGTGGGCTTGAAGCACCGGGCGTGCTCCTGGCGGCGCTTTACTTCGGCGCTCTGATGGCGGGCTGCGAGGGTCTGGCCCGGTTCCAGTCGGCGGGAACGACGCTCGTTTTCGTGATCCAGGCGGTGGCCGTACTCGGCGTCGTGGCGGTGACGGCCCGCACGCGCCCTCGGGAGGCCTCCGTTGCTTGA
- a CDS encoding Mrp/NBP35 family ATP-binding protein, which translates to MSVTPDQVLEALRAVEDPDLHRDIVALGFVKDVTIDGADVRFKVELTTPACPVKDILRDQCLEAVSALPGVENVEVEMTAQVRQKPTDAEDLIPGVRQCIAIGSGKGGVGKSTVTVNLAVALAGQGARVGLLDADVYGPSIPLMMGVQNERPFTRDQKIVPIERFGVKMMSIGFLLDEGQAVLWRGPMVHKTVAQLLQDVDWGELDYLLVDLPPGTGDAPMSLAQLVPSSGVVLVTTPHSVAANIAGKAAQLFIALQRPLLGVVENMATFVCPGCGTEARIFAGTSGQELASSLDTAFLGSVPIDPAVSSASERGLPSIVADPESPQATAFREIAGRIAAEASIRAESQRPTAAATGAL; encoded by the coding sequence ATGAGCGTCACTCCGGACCAGGTGCTCGAAGCCCTGCGTGCCGTCGAAGACCCCGACCTTCACCGCGACATCGTGGCCCTGGGTTTCGTCAAGGACGTGACCATTGACGGCGCAGACGTCCGGTTCAAAGTCGAACTGACGACGCCGGCCTGTCCGGTCAAGGACATCCTTCGCGACCAGTGCTTGGAAGCCGTGAGCGCGCTTCCGGGAGTGGAGAACGTCGAAGTCGAAATGACGGCGCAAGTCCGTCAAAAGCCCACCGATGCCGAAGACCTGATCCCAGGGGTCCGTCAGTGCATCGCGATCGGAAGCGGTAAGGGCGGAGTGGGCAAGAGCACCGTTACCGTGAATCTCGCGGTCGCTTTGGCCGGACAGGGAGCCAGGGTCGGCCTTTTGGACGCCGACGTGTACGGCCCGAGCATCCCCCTCATGATGGGCGTCCAGAACGAACGGCCGTTCACCCGAGACCAGAAGATCGTGCCGATCGAACGGTTCGGGGTCAAGATGATGTCGATCGGCTTCCTTTTGGACGAGGGCCAGGCCGTGCTTTGGCGCGGGCCGATGGTGCACAAGACGGTCGCCCAACTGTTGCAGGACGTCGACTGGGGCGAACTCGATTACCTTCTCGTCGACCTGCCGCCCGGTACGGGCGACGCGCCGATGTCTTTGGCACAGCTCGTTCCGTCGTCCGGAGTCGTGCTCGTGACGACGCCCCACAGTGTGGCGGCCAACATCGCGGGCAAGGCCGCCCAATTGTTCATTGCCCTCCAGAGGCCTCTGCTCGGCGTCGTAGAGAACATGGCGACGTTCGTCTGCCCCGGGTGCGGAACAGAGGCCCGGATCTTCGCCGGAACGTCCGGCCAGGAACTGGCTTCGAGCCTGGACACCGCCTTCCTAGGTTCCGTGCCCATTGACCCGGCCGTCAGTTCCGCTTCAGAGCGGGGCCTGCCCTCGATCGTCGCCGATCCCGAAAGTCCGCAGGCTACGGCCTTCCGCGAAATCGCGGGCCGGATCGCGGCGGAGGCGAGCATCCGTGCCGAATCCCAACGGCCCACGGCAGCGGCGACAGGAGCCTTGTAG
- a CDS encoding RNA polymerase sigma factor, translated as MPSTNRISEVPKLEEQLVRRAQQGDRTAMEALAEAHRRAVRSHALRMLRDPEDANDATQESFVKAFRAIGSFDPERPFLPWLMRICSNCCVDLIRDRRRSLESIDKHEHALFDESADVEWGVESRQESETVQQAITRLPDRYREIIVMRHYRHMEVMEIAEALKKPEGTVKSWLFRARALLKKDLQVAFAA; from the coding sequence GTGCCAAGCACAAATCGAATATCCGAGGTTCCGAAATTGGAAGAGCAGCTCGTCCGCCGCGCCCAGCAGGGAGACCGGACGGCGATGGAAGCGCTGGCCGAAGCCCACCGCCGGGCGGTGCGGTCGCACGCGCTCCGGATGCTGCGGGATCCCGAAGACGCGAACGACGCGACCCAGGAGAGCTTCGTCAAGGCCTTCCGGGCGATCGGCTCCTTCGACCCCGAACGGCCGTTCCTTCCCTGGCTTATGAGGATCTGTTCGAACTGCTGCGTCGACCTGATCCGGGACCGCCGACGGTCCTTAGAAAGCATCGACAAGCACGAACACGCCCTCTTCGACGAGAGTGCGGACGTCGAGTGGGGCGTCGAGTCCCGGCAGGAAAGCGAAACGGTCCAGCAAGCGATCACGCGCCTGCCCGACCGCTACCGCGAGATCATCGTCATGCGCCATTACCGCCACATGGAGGTCATGGAGATCGCCGAGGCGCTGAAGAAGCCGGAAGGCACCGTCAAGTCGTGGCTGTTCCGGGCCAGGGCTTTGTTGAAGAAAGACCTGCAGGTCGCGTTCGCGGCATGA
- the lepB gene encoding signal peptidase I: protein MILTGFGAFLIGILAFVVFFFFNFRTVEVKGESMEPTFSQGDRLLMSTAYWLVGDIKRGEIVVIKTEDTGETLIKRVKGLPGDTIDFLLMPYSWKLSMGEYKVPASSLYVLGDNRPVSQDSRDFGAVQKSDVLGKVVVFGNEPWLFGVVGVAVLSLVASGVAAMTDKKTAKKEDP, encoded by the coding sequence GTGATTCTCACCGGGTTCGGAGCCTTCTTGATCGGGATCCTGGCCTTCGTCGTCTTCTTCTTCTTCAATTTCAGGACGGTCGAAGTCAAAGGGGAGTCGATGGAGCCCACCTTTTCCCAGGGCGACCGGCTCCTCATGTCGACCGCCTACTGGCTCGTGGGCGACATCAAGCGCGGCGAGATCGTCGTGATCAAGACCGAAGACACGGGTGAGACCCTGATCAAGCGCGTCAAAGGGCTCCCTGGCGACACGATCGACTTCCTCCTCATGCCTTACAGTTGGAAACTGAGCATGGGCGAGTACAAAGTGCCGGCAAGTTCGCTCTACGTTCTCGGGGACAACAGGCCCGTTTCGCAAGACAGTCGGGACTTCGGAGCCGTCCAAAAGTCGGACGTGCTCGGCAAAGTGGTCGTCTTCGGGAACGAGCCGTGGCTCTTCGGAGTCGTCGGCGTGGCCGTCCTGTCGCTCGTGGCATCGGGCGTCGCCGCCATGACCGACAAAAAGACGGCCAAGAAGGAGGATCCTTGA